One genomic window of Verrucomicrobiia bacterium includes the following:
- a CDS encoding glycoside hydrolase family 28 protein, with protein MKGLLAGLVLGGLLAGCTRATPAAPARRSITEFGAVGDGRTLNTAAIQRAIDRCAAAGGATLVVPKGTFVTGSIFLKPGVNLCVEQDAVLKGSENTNDYPWINTRIAGLEMKWPAALINADSVTNLVLSGPGTIDGSGLRWWQEYWGVRRAEPDGLDPHFKVGRPRLVHIIRSRNVTVRDVLMKDSAFWHLQLTYCDGVLVDGLKVRAHHDGVKAASSDGIDIDSTCNVVITNCDIVCDDDAICLKAGRDADGLRVNRPTENVVVQNCRVGHAAGLVVIGSETSGGIRHVRVSDCRAEDGCQEVVRFKTKMDRGGVVEDIVYENIEADGIASVFNFNMNALAKTWLPEAFRTPVPPEIGTPVFRDITVRNLRATHCQSAGRLVGLPESPLRNVTLENVSIDAASGFTVEHATGLKFVNVRVNGEVVSAPEDTAVRTAAGPSNPSPRQSARGVN; from the coding sequence GTGAAGGGATTGTTGGCCGGGCTGGTGCTCGGCGGACTGCTGGCTGGCTGCACCCGAGCCACACCGGCTGCGCCCGCGCGGCGCAGCATCACCGAATTTGGCGCCGTCGGCGACGGCCGGACGCTCAACACGGCCGCGATTCAACGGGCCATTGACCGTTGCGCCGCGGCGGGTGGGGCCACCTTGGTGGTGCCCAAGGGAACGTTTGTCACCGGCTCGATTTTCTTGAAGCCGGGCGTGAACCTGTGTGTGGAACAGGACGCCGTGCTGAAGGGTTCCGAAAATACGAACGATTATCCGTGGATCAACACGCGCATTGCCGGGCTGGAAATGAAATGGCCCGCGGCGCTCATCAACGCGGATTCGGTCACCAATCTGGTGTTGTCCGGCCCGGGCACCATCGACGGCTCGGGTCTGCGCTGGTGGCAGGAATACTGGGGCGTGCGCCGCGCCGAACCGGACGGCCTCGACCCGCATTTCAAGGTTGGCCGGCCGCGGCTCGTGCACATCATCCGCTCGCGAAACGTCACCGTGCGCGACGTGTTGATGAAGGATTCCGCCTTCTGGCACCTGCAACTGACCTATTGCGACGGCGTGTTGGTGGATGGCCTCAAGGTGCGGGCCCACCACGACGGCGTGAAGGCGGCCAGTTCGGACGGCATTGACATCGATTCCACCTGCAACGTGGTCATCACGAACTGCGACATTGTCTGCGACGACGATGCGATTTGTTTGAAGGCCGGCCGTGACGCCGACGGGTTGCGGGTGAACCGGCCCACCGAGAACGTGGTGGTGCAAAACTGCCGCGTGGGCCACGCCGCCGGGCTGGTCGTCATTGGCAGCGAGACGTCGGGCGGGATTCGCCACGTGCGCGTGTCGGATTGCCGGGCCGAAGACGGCTGTCAGGAAGTCGTGCGGTTCAAGACGAAGATGGACCGCGGAGGCGTGGTGGAGGACATCGTTTACGAGAACATCGAGGCGGACGGGATTGCGTCCGTGTTCAACTTCAACATGAACGCGCTGGCCAAGACGTGGCTGCCCGAGGCATTTCGCACGCCCGTGCCGCCGGAGATCGGCACGCCGGTGTTTCGCGACATCACCGTGCGCAACCTCAGGGCGACGCACTGCCAGTCTGCCGGCCGGCTGGTGGGCCTTCCCGAAAGCCCGCTCCGCAACGTGACGCTGGAGAACGTGAGCATCGACGCGGCCAGCGGCTTCACCGTGGAACACGCGACAGGGCTGAAGTTCGTCAACGTGCGGGTGAATGGCGAAGTGGTGAGCGCGCCCGAGGACACCGCCGTGCGCACCGCCGCCGGCCCGAGCAACCCATCGCCCCGGCAAAGCGCCCGCGGCGTGAACTAA